A section of the Alkalihalobacillus sp. LMS39 genome encodes:
- a CDS encoding HU family DNA-binding protein has translation MNKTEFVNAVAEHSEMTKKDATTAVNSVFEVITETLAKGESIQLIGFGNFEVRERAARKGRNPQTGEEIDIAASKTPAFKPGKALKDAVK, from the coding sequence ATGAATAAAACAGAATTTGTCAACGCCGTTGCAGAACATTCTGAAATGACGAAAAAAGATGCAACAACAGCTGTTAATTCAGTTTTTGAAGTAATTACAGAAACATTAGCAAAAGGTGAAAGTATTCAGTTAATCGGGTTTGGAAATTTCGAAGTACGTGAACGTGCCGCAAGAAAAGGACGAAACCCACAAACTGGTGAAGAAATAGACATTGCTGCTAGCAAAACACCTGCATTCAAACCAGGAAAAGCGTTAAAAGACGCAGTAAAATAA
- a CDS encoding AbgT family transporter: MKEKNKRGFVVQSLDVVERVGNKLPHPVTLFAIFALLVILFSALLSGISVEHPTNEGEILEVNNLLSAEGIKYIFTSMVANFTGFAPLGTVLVTMLGIGIAERSGLISAGLRALVTSVPNQLITAALVFGGIMSSMAADAGYVVLTPLGAVLFAGLGRHPLAGLAAAFAGVSAGFSANLLLTSLDPLLGALTQEAAAVYDPVYAEGMNFAMNYFFMIASVFVLTIVGTLVTEKIVEPRLGKYEGGVTESVDGVSAIEKKGLLGALFAFLATIAILSLLIVPEWGPLRGEDGAIIQSPFFSSLVPVILILFFVPGFVYGRITKSIKNDKDVADQLSDTMATMGAYIVLAFAAGQFVAYFTHTNLGIIMAVSGAEFLENTGFTGIPLILTFIVVAGFINLFIGSASAKWAIMAPVFVPMMMELGYSPELTQLAYRIADSTTNVISPLMPYFAIVIAFAQKYDKKMGIGTLISTMIPYSIAFTIIWVIMLVAWMFLGIDLGPGSPINYSPN, from the coding sequence ATGAAAGAGAAAAATAAAAGGGGCTTTGTCGTTCAATCGTTGGACGTAGTAGAAAGAGTTGGGAATAAACTTCCGCATCCGGTCACGTTATTCGCCATTTTTGCTCTTTTAGTTATTTTGTTTTCAGCTTTATTATCTGGAATTTCAGTTGAACATCCAACGAATGAAGGCGAAATCCTTGAAGTTAACAATTTATTAAGTGCAGAAGGAATTAAGTATATTTTTACGAGTATGGTCGCTAACTTTACTGGGTTTGCTCCATTAGGAACAGTACTAGTGACAATGCTAGGAATCGGGATTGCAGAACGGTCAGGTTTAATTAGTGCAGGACTCAGAGCATTAGTGACATCCGTGCCAAACCAACTCATTACAGCAGCATTAGTCTTTGGTGGAATTATGTCAAGTATGGCTGCTGATGCTGGTTATGTTGTGTTAACACCGCTTGGAGCCGTCTTGTTTGCGGGATTAGGGCGTCATCCGCTAGCAGGTTTAGCGGCGGCCTTTGCAGGGGTTTCTGCTGGTTTTAGTGCAAACTTATTGTTAACGTCACTAGATCCGCTATTAGGAGCATTAACACAAGAAGCTGCTGCAGTTTATGACCCAGTTTATGCTGAAGGCATGAACTTTGCGATGAACTATTTCTTTATGATTGCCAGTGTGTTTGTTCTTACGATTGTTGGAACATTAGTGACAGAGAAAATCGTTGAGCCACGGTTAGGAAAATATGAAGGTGGCGTTACTGAATCTGTTGATGGTGTATCTGCGATTGAGAAAAAAGGGTTATTAGGTGCTTTATTTGCGTTTCTCGCAACGATTGCAATTCTTTCGTTATTAATCGTGCCTGAGTGGGGCCCATTACGTGGTGAAGATGGAGCAATTATTCAATCGCCGTTTTTCTCATCACTTGTCCCTGTCATATTAATCTTATTCTTTGTGCCAGGTTTTGTGTATGGTCGCATTACAAAATCAATTAAAAACGATAAAGACGTTGCAGACCAATTGTCTGATACGATGGCAACGATGGGGGCATACATTGTCCTTGCATTTGCTGCAGGTCAGTTCGTAGCGTATTTCACACATACAAATTTAGGGATTATTATGGCTGTATCTGGAGCTGAATTTTTAGAAAATACTGGATTCACCGGTATACCTTTAATATTAACGTTTATTGTTGTTGCAGGGTTTATTAATTTATTTATCGGAAGCGCCTCTGCAAAATGGGCGATTATGGCACCAGTTTTTGTTCCGATGATGATGGAATTAGGTTATTCACCTGAGCTCACACAGTTGGCATACAGAATAGCAGACTCAACAACAAATGTCATTTCACCATTAATGCCGTATTTTGCGATTGTTATCGCCTTTGCACAAAAGTATGATAAAAAGATGGGTATTGGGACGTTAATTTCAACGATGATTCCATATTCCATTGCCTTTACAATTATTTGGGTGATTATGTTAGTAGCATGGATGTTCCTCGGGATTGATCTTGGACCAGGTTCACCGATCAACTATTCACCAAATTAA
- a CDS encoding DegV family protein, which yields MKQIRIVTDSTVDMPKEKIKEFDIEIVPLSVTIDGESYLDGVDITSREFIERLPNTTDIPKTSQPAVGTFVELYDKLDADGYDIISIHMTSGMSGTYSSAKSASELTKANVTVIDSQFISQALSFQVEEAAKMVQQGKSKDEIVEYLNEVRKNTSLYIMVDTLEYLSKGGRIGRGKALIGSLLKIKPVASLADGVYTPVNKVRTHSQFIKYIVQQYEEETKGKVVAGIGIAHAAARELADKVLDALSDVNPCDRTNIVDTTPVISTHTGPGAIAVMYYTK from the coding sequence ATGAAGCAAATCCGTATTGTTACCGATTCAACAGTAGATATGCCGAAAGAAAAGATCAAGGAATTTGATATTGAGATTGTCCCCCTATCTGTCACAATTGATGGTGAATCTTATTTAGATGGAGTAGACATAACTTCGAGGGAGTTTATTGAAAGGTTACCTAATACGACTGATATACCGAAAACGTCACAACCGGCAGTCGGTACGTTTGTCGAACTATATGATAAGCTTGATGCAGATGGATATGATATTATCTCGATTCATATGACATCTGGAATGAGTGGCACGTATAGTTCAGCAAAAAGTGCTTCAGAATTAACAAAGGCAAATGTGACGGTAATTGATTCTCAGTTTATTTCGCAAGCCTTAAGCTTTCAAGTTGAAGAAGCGGCGAAGATGGTACAACAAGGAAAATCAAAAGACGAAATCGTCGAATACTTAAATGAAGTGAGAAAAAATACATCCCTTTATATTATGGTCGATACGTTAGAGTATTTATCAAAAGGTGGCCGTATTGGAAGAGGAAAAGCGTTAATAGGTTCTTTATTAAAAATTAAACCAGTGGCTTCATTAGCTGACGGTGTGTATACTCCCGTGAATAAAGTGAGAACACATTCTCAATTTATTAAGTATATTGTTCAGCAGTATGAAGAAGAAACAAAAGGGAAAGTAGTGGCTGGAATTGGGATAGCACATGCTGCGGCACGAGAACTAGCAGATAAAGTGCTAGATGCTTTAAGTGATGTAAATCCGTGTGATAGAACGAATATTGTTGACACGACGCCTGTCATTAGTACACATACAGGTCCTGGTGCTATTGCAGTCATGTATTATACAAAATAA
- a CDS encoding winged helix-turn-helix domain-containing protein, with protein sequence MDIQFFYHPISELMMSFDAFADKPSHKKIDKGVAWAKEVSSLVDGEFIMAIHRKDIKLKLTALTAFLSISPEIENMSIQEVLDWLKDVPEEKLLVVAYEACGKEEKIEYIKQIIPLLEEWNRLYYSTVHPNIDKALKESALLGQKKIGTENPYMLIETFTNGIDIREATEIQKVVLIPQYHYAPVVLFNQFRDFTYYLYPVDVSFNENAGPSAKLLRKTRALADENRLLILQFIAEEERTFTDIKKHIKLAKSTVHHHLITLRASGLLTLVRTNEQIKYRLRQDGIAKLEEQLTSFLYKK encoded by the coding sequence ATGGACATTCAGTTTTTTTATCATCCGATTAGTGAACTTATGATGAGTTTCGATGCATTTGCAGATAAGCCATCTCATAAAAAAATTGACAAGGGTGTTGCTTGGGCGAAAGAAGTATCTTCTCTTGTTGATGGAGAATTTATTATGGCGATTCATAGAAAAGATATTAAGTTAAAACTTACGGCGTTAACAGCATTTCTATCCATTTCTCCTGAAATTGAAAACATGTCGATTCAAGAAGTGTTAGATTGGTTAAAGGACGTTCCAGAGGAGAAATTACTTGTTGTAGCATATGAAGCATGTGGGAAAGAGGAGAAAATCGAGTATATTAAACAAATCATTCCTTTACTAGAAGAATGGAATCGACTCTATTATTCTACCGTTCATCCTAATATCGATAAGGCCTTAAAAGAAAGTGCTTTATTAGGGCAGAAAAAAATCGGAACAGAAAATCCGTATATGTTAATTGAGACTTTTACAAACGGAATTGATATAAGAGAGGCAACAGAAATTCAAAAAGTTGTCCTCATACCACAATATCATTATGCTCCCGTTGTGTTATTTAATCAGTTTCGTGATTTTACGTATTATTTATATCCAGTCGATGTTAGTTTCAATGAAAATGCCGGGCCATCCGCAAAGCTACTCCGAAAAACGAGAGCGTTGGCCGATGAAAATCGACTTCTAATTTTGCAATTTATAGCCGAAGAAGAACGGACATTTACCGATATAAAAAAACATATAAAATTGGCCAAAAGCACCGTGCACCATCATTTAATTACATTACGGGCATCTGGGTTACTTACTCTTGTCCGCACAAATGAACAAATCAAATATCGGTTACGACAGGATGGAATCGCTAAGCTGGAAGAACAGCTTACTTCGTTTCTATATAAAAAATAA
- a CDS encoding DUF309 domain-containing protein, which yields MSDLIYPIEYYEFFIKFNEGDYYTCHDLLEEIWMTEKDNYFLKGLLQMTVAIYHYEYGNVRGARLMMQAAHQYIQSYRPKFWGVDLEEINDFIKTCLSIIPQDVERVPFEDVEQLPKLPSLALYLHEEKES from the coding sequence ATGAGTGATTTAATATATCCGATTGAATATTATGAGTTTTTCATCAAGTTTAATGAGGGCGATTATTATACGTGCCACGATTTACTTGAAGAAATTTGGATGACTGAAAAAGACAATTATTTCTTAAAAGGTTTATTACAAATGACTGTCGCTATATACCATTATGAGTATGGAAATGTACGAGGTGCTAGGCTTATGATGCAAGCAGCTCATCAATATATTCAGTCGTATCGGCCAAAGTTCTGGGGAGTAGACCTTGAAGAAATTAATGACTTTATAAAAACGTGCTTGTCTATTATACCACAGGATGTGGAACGAGTACCATTTGAAGATGTAGAACAATTGCCGAAGTTGCCGAGTTTGGCTTTGTATCTTCATGAGGAAAAAGAAAGTTGA
- a CDS encoding DctP family TRAP transporter solute-binding subunit produces MFFKNKTFLMFMLIAAFSMILMACGSGEQTDGSVDGETPEESGSQDDSSGGDDAVSEETYHWRFVTEEMEGQVQYEYAKEFAELINEKSDGRITMDPYEFGGLGSEVDQVEQLQNGLVEFAIVSPGFTGTMVTEGQIFALQFLFTDDLELNQEILNTSEALNTHLASIYEGHNIKPLAFWHEGAMQWTGNRELRTPADFNGFKMRTQESPLIMESYRAYGADPTPMSWGELYTSLERGVVDGQENPIFFIEDASFHEVQDHMTISRHNIYVAMTTVNPDFYNGLPEDIRAIVDETVEEMQTRAYELQKEQNEALLDNIINNDTHPTEVIELTEAERDEFRTLAMDVHQYFLDDIVGEEGKMIYDMLKEEIEAAE; encoded by the coding sequence ATGTTTTTCAAAAACAAAACGTTTTTAATGTTCATGTTAATCGCCGCTTTTAGTATGATCCTAATGGCTTGTGGAAGTGGTGAGCAAACGGATGGTTCCGTTGACGGAGAAACTCCGGAAGAAAGTGGCTCACAGGATGATAGTAGTGGTGGAGATGATGCTGTTTCAGAGGAAACATATCACTGGAGATTTGTGACTGAAGAAATGGAAGGGCAAGTTCAATATGAATATGCCAAAGAGTTTGCTGAGTTAATTAATGAGAAATCTGACGGAAGAATTACGATGGACCCGTATGAGTTTGGTGGGTTAGGAAGTGAAGTTGACCAAGTTGAGCAGCTTCAAAATGGTTTAGTTGAATTTGCGATTGTTTCACCAGGCTTTACAGGAACAATGGTAACAGAAGGTCAAATTTTTGCACTTCAATTTTTATTTACTGATGATTTAGAGTTAAACCAAGAAATTTTAAATACTAGTGAAGCATTAAACACTCATTTAGCTAGTATTTATGAAGGACATAACATTAAACCTTTAGCATTCTGGCATGAAGGTGCAATGCAATGGACTGGGAATCGTGAGCTTCGCACGCCAGCTGATTTTAATGGTTTTAAAATGAGAACACAAGAATCACCGTTAATTATGGAATCTTATCGTGCTTACGGTGCAGACCCAACTCCAATGAGCTGGGGTGAGCTTTATACATCATTAGAGCGTGGCGTAGTTGATGGACAAGAGAATCCAATTTTCTTTATTGAAGATGCTTCTTTCCATGAAGTACAAGATCACATGACGATTTCTCGTCACAATATTTATGTAGCTATGACAACTGTAAATCCTGATTTCTATAATGGGTTACCAGAAGACATTCGTGCGATTGTCGACGAAACGGTAGAAGAAATGCAAACTCGTGCATATGAATTACAAAAAGAACAAAACGAAGCATTGCTTGATAACATCATTAACAATGATACACATCCAACAGAAGTGATTGAATTAACAGAAGCAGAACGCGATGAGTTCAGAACACTTGCTATGGATGTTCACCAATATTTCTTAGATGATATCGTTGGTGAAGAAGGAAAAATGATTTATGACATGCTAAAAGAAGAAATCGAAGCCGCAGAATAA
- a CDS encoding TRAP transporter large permease encodes MIATLLILMIVLLLLGFPMMIPLIAAPLIVVIIFFPNVDPIFMVQQMLQGISPYVLLAVPLFIFAADIMATGKTSKRLLDFVGSFVGHMRGGYAITTAATCTLFGAISGSTQATVVAVGKPMRERMLKVGYKDSSAIALIINASDVALLIPPSIGMIIYALAAPGASVSELFMAGIGPGILVFLMFAIFSWFYAKVKNIPLADRVGWKDRATFLRKALLPLGFPVIIVGGIFYGIFSPTEAAGISVLYAIILEVFIYRSIKITELPKIALSTGLVTSAVFILVAGGQAFSWVISYARIPQTVAEAVLSFDPTATQILFIVAIFFFIGCMFVDPIVVILILTPIFYPVAMQAGIDPIHLGVVITFQAALGSATPPFGVDIFTASAVFNKSYLDVIRGTPPYIVILVVCAILVILFEEISLFYRFFTG; translated from the coding sequence ATGATTGCGACATTATTAATTCTTATGATCGTATTGCTTTTGCTAGGCTTCCCAATGATGATTCCTCTAATCGCGGCACCACTCATTGTTGTCATCATATTTTTTCCAAATGTTGATCCCATCTTTATGGTTCAACAAATGCTTCAGGGGATTTCACCCTATGTGCTATTAGCGGTTCCGCTGTTTATCTTTGCGGCTGATATTATGGCTACTGGAAAAACATCGAAACGGCTACTAGATTTTGTAGGCTCTTTTGTGGGACATATGCGTGGAGGCTATGCGATTACTACTGCAGCTACTTGTACGTTGTTTGGAGCGATTTCAGGTTCAACACAAGCGACAGTTGTTGCTGTTGGGAAACCGATGCGAGAGCGAATGTTAAAGGTCGGGTATAAAGATTCAAGTGCAATTGCCTTAATCATCAATGCGAGTGATGTAGCATTGCTTATACCACCGAGTATTGGAATGATTATTTACGCACTTGCTGCACCAGGTGCCTCTGTTAGTGAATTGTTTATGGCAGGTATTGGACCAGGTATATTAGTATTCCTAATGTTTGCAATATTCAGTTGGTTTTATGCAAAAGTAAAAAACATTCCACTTGCTGATAGAGTCGGTTGGAAAGATAGAGCAACGTTTTTGCGAAAAGCCCTTCTTCCATTAGGGTTTCCGGTTATTATTGTTGGGGGTATCTTTTATGGAATCTTTAGCCCAACTGAAGCAGCCGGTATATCTGTATTATATGCCATTATATTAGAAGTGTTTATCTATCGTTCTATTAAAATAACCGAGTTACCAAAAATTGCGTTGTCAACTGGATTAGTAACTTCGGCTGTATTCATTTTAGTTGCTGGTGGCCAGGCGTTTTCGTGGGTTATTTCTTATGCGAGAATCCCGCAAACTGTTGCTGAAGCCGTACTATCCTTTGATCCTACAGCAACTCAAATCTTATTTATCGTTGCCATATTCTTCTTTATTGGTTGTATGTTTGTTGATCCGATTGTTGTTATTTTAATTTTGACTCCGATTTTTTACCCAGTAGCGATGCAAGCTGGTATTGACCCCATTCATTTAGGGGTAGTAATCACGTTCCAAGCTGCACTAGGTTCTGCTACACCGCCATTCGGGGTTGATATATTTACCGCAAGTGCGGTGTTTAATAAGTCTTATCTTGATGTTATTAGAGGGACTCCACCGTATATAGTTATCTTAGTTGTTTGTGCAATATTGGTGATATTATTTGAAGAAATTTCACTTTTCTATCGTTTCTTTACTGGATAA
- a CDS encoding YhgE/Pip domain-containing protein, with the protein MIKEELKAVVTNKKLLIPIIAVIFIPVLYSAMFLWAFWDPYEKLSELPVAVVNEDNGKIMNGERMRIGEDIVEKLKESEDFHWEFVSAAQAEKGMDERYYYMTVTIPETFTTNALTLDNPTQAQLEFTANESVNFLSAQIGETAIDRLKAAVSAEITKQYAEVMFDKVKIVANGLDEASEGASKIASGTNDVHDGVSEMHRHLDTLSSSTIQFSSGFTKAQQGYGELHNGLDNLEKGTAKLLEELKKSMPNVEALAEGTTELKTHVGTLSKGLDELHGGSAQLVTGQEKMVDGVETLATHLQSVEEGLEGVTQASQQLATLVNQIAESKGNADPALYEQTVMLSKGLASSLEQVKAGQQQINEAQQQIVEKQKELLAGTQTLSENMKKATDGSQAIAAGMEEVQEGTKTLQTGWGAVIENVEKLHDGEQQLVKGSQSFEKGFSQLSAGAIELATGANKLSTGSNQLVQGMNPLIDGTSDLATKLEDAAQEAAKTEGNEQLYTQFAEPIVVDEKKGKTVPNYGTGFAPYFLSLGLFVGSLLISIVFPLREPPVNPKSARSWFYGKLVVLVLVGCIQAVIAVSILLYGLQLEVQSIGYFYLFSIITSITFMAIIQCLVTLFKDPGRFIAIVILILQLTTSAGTFPLELIPNALQWFHHWLPMTYTVWGYKAIISSGDFAFMWQNIAILILFMFLMFVVTRYYFTLMYKRRFAGIE; encoded by the coding sequence ATGATAAAGGAAGAGCTTAAAGCAGTTGTAACAAACAAGAAATTGCTTATCCCAATAATTGCCGTCATCTTTATTCCCGTATTGTACAGTGCTATGTTTTTATGGGCATTCTGGGATCCGTATGAAAAACTTTCTGAACTTCCTGTTGCTGTTGTGAATGAGGATAATGGAAAAATCATGAATGGGGAAAGGATGAGGATTGGAGAAGATATAGTCGAAAAATTAAAAGAAAGTGAAGACTTTCATTGGGAATTTGTCTCTGCAGCACAAGCTGAAAAAGGTATGGATGAACGATACTATTATATGACTGTAACGATACCAGAGACATTTACAACAAACGCTTTAACCCTAGACAACCCCACTCAAGCTCAATTGGAATTTACAGCAAATGAAAGTGTCAATTTTTTATCTGCGCAAATTGGAGAGACCGCCATAGACCGATTAAAAGCTGCTGTTTCAGCGGAGATTACGAAACAATATGCAGAGGTTATGTTTGATAAGGTGAAAATAGTAGCGAACGGATTGGACGAGGCAAGTGAGGGTGCTAGCAAAATTGCGAGTGGAACAAATGACGTTCACGATGGTGTATCAGAAATGCATCGTCACCTCGATACATTATCATCATCGACGATACAGTTTTCTTCCGGATTTACAAAAGCTCAACAAGGGTATGGGGAGCTTCATAATGGACTTGATAACCTAGAAAAGGGAACAGCTAAGCTTTTAGAAGAGCTCAAAAAAAGCATGCCTAATGTAGAGGCATTGGCAGAGGGAACAACTGAATTGAAAACACATGTCGGTACTCTTTCAAAAGGCTTAGATGAGTTGCATGGTGGTTCTGCCCAACTTGTTACAGGTCAAGAAAAAATGGTTGATGGAGTAGAGACTTTAGCAACACATTTACAATCTGTAGAAGAAGGCTTAGAGGGCGTGACACAAGCTTCACAGCAGCTTGCTACACTCGTCAATCAAATTGCTGAGTCTAAAGGAAACGCAGACCCGGCTCTGTATGAACAAACGGTTATGTTGTCAAAAGGGTTAGCTTCTTCTTTAGAGCAAGTAAAAGCAGGACAGCAGCAAATCAACGAAGCACAACAGCAAATTGTTGAGAAACAAAAAGAACTATTGGCAGGAACACAAACATTATCTGAAAATATGAAAAAAGCAACTGACGGAAGTCAAGCTATAGCTGCAGGAATGGAAGAAGTACAAGAAGGAACGAAAACACTTCAAACAGGTTGGGGAGCTGTCATTGAAAACGTTGAAAAACTCCATGATGGAGAACAACAATTAGTAAAAGGAAGTCAGTCTTTTGAAAAAGGGTTCAGTCAGCTTTCTGCAGGGGCTATTGAACTTGCTACAGGAGCAAATAAGCTTTCTACTGGTTCTAATCAACTAGTACAAGGAATGAACCCACTGATAGACGGAACAAGTGATCTAGCAACAAAGCTAGAAGATGCCGCACAAGAAGCTGCAAAAACAGAAGGAAATGAGCAGTTGTATACACAATTTGCCGAACCGATTGTCGTTGATGAAAAGAAAGGAAAAACAGTACCGAATTATGGAACCGGCTTTGCACCATACTTTTTATCACTCGGATTATTTGTCGGTTCACTATTAATATCCATTGTATTTCCTTTACGAGAGCCACCAGTCAATCCGAAATCAGCACGTTCTTGGTTTTATGGGAAACTTGTAGTGCTTGTCCTAGTCGGCTGTATTCAAGCTGTTATTGCGGTTTCCATTCTTTTATATGGACTGCAACTCGAAGTGCAAAGTATTGGGTATTTCTATCTTTTTTCTATAATTACAAGCATTACGTTTATGGCAATTATTCAATGTTTAGTTACTCTGTTTAAAGACCCTGGTCGTTTTATCGCGATCGTCATTCTTATTCTTCAATTAACGACAAGTGCTGGAACATTTCCACTCGAGTTAATTCCAAATGCATTGCAATGGTTTCATCATTGGTTACCGATGACATATACCGTTTGGGGTTATAAAGCGATTATCTCAAGTGGGGACTTCGCGTTTATGTGGCAAAACATAGCGATTCTTATCCTATTTATGTTCCTTATGTTTGTTGTGACACGGTATTACTTTACGTTAATGTATAAACGTCGATTTGCTGGAATTGAATAA
- a CDS encoding TRAP transporter small permease yields the protein MNVIHTLDRYLMKFEEIILSYSIIIISIMVVGNVLSRAITGSSWPFAYEISEFSVVLATFMGISYAARKGRHISMSAFFDMAPFRIRKVMAIFIPFVTAIILFVLAYYAYGYLDNVRSSGRTTAALQVPVYLFLIFVPVGLVLGGIQYLRNMWINIKEKDVYLATEKKDYS from the coding sequence TTGAATGTTATCCATACGTTGGACCGTTATCTGATGAAGTTTGAAGAGATTATTTTAAGTTATTCCATCATTATTATTTCCATTATGGTTGTTGGAAATGTATTATCTCGTGCTATAACGGGTTCAAGCTGGCCGTTCGCATACGAAATTAGTGAATTTTCGGTAGTGCTAGCCACCTTTATGGGAATTAGCTATGCGGCAAGAAAAGGCCGACATATTAGTATGTCAGCATTTTTCGATATGGCTCCATTCCGTATCCGAAAGGTGATGGCCATTTTCATTCCTTTTGTTACAGCTATTATTCTTTTTGTATTAGCCTATTATGCATATGGGTATTTAGACAATGTCCGTAGTTCGGGAAGAACAACAGCTGCATTACAAGTTCCAGTGTATTTATTTTTAATATTTGTACCGGTTGGGCTAGTGCTAGGTGGAATTCAATATTTACGTAATATGTGGATAAATATAAAGGAAAAAGATGTTTATTTAGCCACAGAGAAAAAAGATTACTCGTAA
- a CDS encoding M17 family metallopeptidase — MKMVTVIQDKDNIAVEQHIIGLYKSQNTQSSSGQHWGEKEEKIFEPLLKKKRIKSTYGEITSVMTEEGNIYYFIGLGKQKEQTIHSIRMAFSLFFTYHQDVMDGDLMIYWDTFQLSEKEAAQIGEVIATSQFKIQDYKEKTNKVERKFGHIFILTRLNQKELKKQWHNGEVIGIAVNDAKHFMNIPASLHRTSDIIEKTERWNEQPEFVVDVLEQTEIQQLGMGGIASVIKSSKQSSQLLSISYIGSEGSSFDIALVGCGVLKSGQPLRKVGAATCLSVLDIVSNIKPRLNVLVIIPLISETECLVEGEIICSYQGKTIEITNKNEIEKLLLADAITFANLKGARVICSIGSGQDRIREMLGDEIIPMFSNDCSLLKQLEQCAEHVGETVWSIPNYKPYLQQITTSHLADLTNGNGEKALPLTTGLFLQEFAEKTSWVHFNLEATGWRTSENIDEEQGGTGKLVRTLAETICSMKQA, encoded by the coding sequence ATGAAGATGGTTACTGTCATTCAAGATAAGGACAATATTGCGGTTGAACAGCACATCATTGGATTATATAAAAGTCAAAACACGCAATCTTCTTCTGGACAGCACTGGGGTGAAAAAGAAGAAAAGATATTCGAACCATTACTGAAAAAAAAGCGAATTAAATCAACATATGGTGAAATTACCTCGGTTATGACAGAAGAAGGGAATATATATTATTTTATAGGGTTAGGAAAACAAAAAGAACAAACGATTCATAGCATACGAATGGCATTTTCACTCTTCTTTACATATCATCAAGACGTAATGGATGGCGACTTAATGATTTACTGGGACACGTTTCAACTTTCTGAAAAAGAAGCTGCACAAATTGGTGAGGTTATTGCGACTTCTCAGTTTAAAATACAAGATTATAAAGAAAAGACGAATAAAGTCGAACGAAAATTTGGCCATATTTTTATTTTAACTAGACTCAATCAAAAGGAACTAAAAAAGCAGTGGCACAATGGAGAAGTCATCGGAATAGCTGTTAACGATGCAAAGCATTTTATGAATATCCCAGCTTCTTTACATCGTACAAGTGATATAATCGAAAAAACAGAGAGGTGGAACGAACAGCCGGAGTTTGTAGTCGATGTGCTTGAACAAACTGAAATACAACAGCTAGGAATGGGAGGGATTGCCTCGGTTATAAAAAGTTCAAAGCAATCTTCTCAATTGCTTTCTATTTCATATATTGGTAGTGAGGGTTCTTCTTTTGACATTGCTCTTGTTGGTTGTGGGGTACTAAAATCAGGACAGCCTTTACGAAAAGTCGGAGCGGCTACATGTTTGTCGGTGTTAGATATTGTTTCAAATATAAAACCACGGCTAAATGTACTTGTTATTATTCCATTAATATCAGAAACGGAATGTTTAGTGGAAGGTGAAATCATCTGTTCTTATCAAGGAAAGACGATTGAAATCACAAATAAAAATGAAATAGAAAAGCTGCTTTTAGCGGATGCAATTACGTTTGCGAACTTGAAAGGGGCTAGGGTCATTTGTTCAATTGGGAGTGGGCAAGACCGGATTCGTGAAATGTTAGGTGATGAAATTATACCGATGTTTTCAAATGATTGTAGCCTGCTAAAACAACTGGAGCAATGCGCTGAACATGTAGGGGAAACTGTATGGTCGATACCAAATTACAAACCGTATCTACAACAAATTACAACAAGCCATCTTGCAGACCTAACAAATGGAAACGGTGAGAAAGCCTTACCATTAACGACAGGCTTATTTCTACAAGAATTTGCGGAAAAAACCTCGTGGGTGCATTTCAATCTTGAAGCAACAGGATGGAGAACAAGTGAGAACATTGATGAAGAACAAGGTGGAACTGGAAAGCTAGTTCGGACATTAGCAGAAACAATTTGTTCGATGAAACAGGCTTAA